A window from Nodosilinea sp. PGN35 encodes these proteins:
- a CDS encoding murein hydrolase activator EnvC: protein MLQTPPVFSALPKRSWAAAWGRWLRGGLALVMVGCLGLAVVVNAQAAPPELMAQSIQDLQNKQKTLEQQRNELQQQQTELQNRQATSESTLESLENSIVYTANQINETEFRLSQAEQELKDFEAKLAKAEADYEDVRTGTVARLQYLQRQQGSEGWAVLLQSQNFNEFLDRQYQLKRVYASDRQVLADLKAQAEAIQQQKAAVEEKRNQVALLRQQLLSQKQQYEAEASEEKQLIARLKDRRGALEAAEAQLARDSEEIAGLIRQKIAASTGVIRGTGRFVFPANANISSGFGNRVHPILGYSRFHAGIDFAASQGTPIRAADSGRVIFAGWYGGYGQTVIVDHGGGLSTLYAHASRLLVSEGQTVQQGQTIAAVGSTGLSTGPHLHFEVRQNGNPVNPAGYL from the coding sequence ATGCTCCAAACTCCACCGGTTTTCTCTGCACTCCCCAAACGGTCGTGGGCGGCGGCCTGGGGGCGGTGGCTCAGGGGCGGGCTAGCGCTGGTGATGGTGGGCTGTCTTGGCCTAGCGGTGGTGGTCAATGCCCAGGCTGCCCCCCCTGAGCTGATGGCCCAGTCGATTCAAGATCTGCAAAACAAGCAAAAAACCCTCGAACAGCAGCGCAACGAACTTCAGCAGCAGCAAACCGAGCTGCAAAACCGCCAGGCCACCTCCGAATCTACCCTGGAAAGCCTGGAAAACAGCATTGTCTACACCGCCAACCAAATCAATGAGACCGAGTTTCGCCTCAGCCAGGCGGAGCAAGAACTCAAAGACTTTGAAGCCAAACTCGCCAAGGCGGAAGCCGACTACGAAGATGTCCGCACCGGTACCGTGGCTCGGCTTCAGTATTTGCAGCGCCAGCAGGGCAGCGAGGGGTGGGCCGTGCTGCTGCAAAGCCAGAACTTCAATGAGTTTTTAGACCGCCAGTATCAGCTCAAACGGGTGTATGCCTCCGATCGCCAGGTGCTCGCTGACCTCAAAGCCCAGGCCGAAGCCATTCAGCAGCAAAAGGCGGCGGTGGAAGAAAAGCGCAACCAGGTGGCCCTGCTGCGCCAGCAGCTCCTCTCCCAGAAACAGCAGTACGAGGCCGAAGCCAGCGAAGAGAAGCAGCTGATTGCTCGCCTCAAAGATCGGCGCGGTGCCCTAGAGGCGGCGGAGGCTCAGCTGGCTCGCGATTCCGAAGAGATTGCTGGCCTCATTCGCCAAAAGATTGCCGCCAGCACCGGGGTGATTCGCGGTACGGGCCGGTTTGTGTTTCCGGCTAACGCCAATATTTCCAGCGGGTTTGGCAATCGGGTTCACCCGATTTTGGGCTACAGCCGGTTTCACGCTGGCATCGATTTTGCCGCCAGCCAAGGCACCCCCATTCGCGCCGCCGACTCGGGCCGGGTGATTTTTGCCGGTTGGTATGGCGGCTACGGTCAGACGGTAATTGTTGACCATGGCGGTGGGCTCAGCACCCTCTACGCCCACGCCAGCCGTCTGCTGGTCAGCGAGGGGCAGACGGTGCAGCAGGGGCAAACGATCGCCGCAGTGGGCTCTACCGGCCTCTCTACCGGCCCTCACCTGCATTTTGAGGTGCGGCAGAACGGGAACCCGGTGAATCCGGCGGGATATTTGTAG
- a CDS encoding DUF2442 domain-containing protein — protein sequence MVNQANETQFLADLQRVRDAAAQAGRVEPRAIAVSYDASNHLIVVDLNSGAIFSFPPDIAQGLSGAAPEDLAMVEVTPSGTGLHWEKLDADFTVTGLLNGTFGTHAWMMELQERWQNPTSFLRLPVIEN from the coding sequence ATGGTAAATCAAGCAAACGAAACTCAATTTTTGGCCGATCTCCAAAGAGTCAGAGATGCTGCGGCGCAAGCAGGCAGGGTAGAGCCCCGCGCGATAGCTGTCAGTTACGATGCATCAAATCATTTAATTGTCGTAGACTTAAATAGTGGAGCCATTTTTAGCTTTCCTCCTGATATTGCTCAAGGGTTAAGTGGTGCAGCACCAGAAGATTTAGCCATGGTAGAAGTTACCCCTAGCGGCACAGGATTGCACTGGGAAAAGCTAGATGCCGATTTTACCGTAACCGGATTGCTCAATGGCACATTTGGCACCCATGCCTGGATGATGGAGTTACAAGAACGCTGGCAAAATCCAACAAGCTTCTTAAGACTACCTGTAATTGAAAATTGA
- a CDS encoding DUF4079 domain-containing protein: MVSTIRGYLQPIADFFAGFGTPEPIVHWGHPLMMGIVIFVMGSFTAYMGWKGRVGNDDPQKKAENRHTHKRLALWMFTFISLGYTGGVLSLVMQDQDIFQSPHFWTGSLVIALLGLNGAISFSKFGGGKASLRTAHAYLGSVALAVMFVHAFLGLRLGLSI; the protein is encoded by the coding sequence ATGGTTTCTACAATTCGCGGCTACTTGCAGCCCATTGCTGACTTTTTTGCCGGATTCGGCACCCCCGAACCGATCGTCCACTGGGGCCACCCGCTGATGATGGGCATCGTGATTTTTGTCATGGGCAGCTTTACTGCCTATATGGGCTGGAAGGGCCGCGTCGGCAATGATGACCCCCAGAAAAAAGCCGAAAACCGCCACACCCACAAGCGTCTGGCCCTGTGGATGTTCACCTTTATTAGCCTGGGCTATACCGGCGGCGTGCTGTCGCTGGTGATGCAGGATCAAGATATTTTTCAAAGCCCCCACTTCTGGACGGGCAGCCTGGTGATTGCCCTGCTGGGGCTAAATGGAGCCATCTCCTTTAGCAAGTTTGGCGGCGGCAAGGCCTCGCTACGCACTGCCCACGCCTACCTGGGCAGCGTGGCCCTGGCGGTGATGTTTGTCCACGCCTTCCTGGGTCTGCGCCTGGGCCTGTCGATTTAG
- a CDS encoding sodium/glutamate symporter, protein MFNLRTVLFAFVLLALMLLLGRYLKQRIQWFQRLYLPASIVAGALALLLGPEVLGAIASALFGPESLLAGGLFAEDIRAVWAQAPGVFINVVFAALFLGETIPPPRDIWRKAAPQVVFGQTLAWGQYVVGCLATLLILIPLFDVNPIAAALIEIGFEGGHGTAGGMADTLVGLGFDDGGDLAIGLATVGIVSGIICGTALADWGRRKGHIDTVSRRVIEPEEIPDLNVVAETPELRQERARLLRNLLVDPLSINFAIVGLAIAIGWLILEALQWVEAATWGGEGGFAVFEFVPLFPLALIGGIITQSILNRLGLGALVIRPMVQNIAGVALDVVVISAIATISLRVLGGNLGVFLILSIVGILWNVLIFLWWAPRIFPSFWFEKGIGDMGQSMGVTATGILLLRMVDPDNSTGAFEGFAYKQLFFEPIVGGGLFTAAAPALISRLGLLPVLAITGGLLIFWLAMGYLLIQQERSRPSASGV, encoded by the coding sequence GTGTTTAACCTGCGCACTGTTTTATTTGCTTTTGTCCTGTTGGCGCTCATGCTGCTGCTGGGACGCTACCTTAAGCAGCGCATTCAATGGTTTCAGCGCCTTTATCTGCCCGCCTCGATTGTGGCGGGGGCACTGGCGCTGCTGCTGGGGCCAGAGGTGCTGGGGGCGATCGCCAGCGCCCTGTTTGGCCCCGAGTCGCTGCTGGCGGGGGGTCTGTTTGCTGAAGATATTCGCGCGGTGTGGGCCCAGGCACCGGGGGTGTTCATCAACGTTGTGTTTGCGGCCCTATTTTTGGGTGAAACTATTCCGCCGCCGCGCGATATCTGGCGCAAGGCGGCCCCCCAGGTAGTGTTTGGCCAAACCCTAGCCTGGGGGCAGTACGTGGTGGGCTGCCTGGCGACCCTGCTCATTTTAATTCCCCTGTTTGACGTCAACCCCATTGCAGCCGCTCTGATTGAAATTGGCTTTGAGGGAGGGCACGGCACCGCCGGGGGAATGGCCGATACCCTGGTGGGCTTAGGTTTTGACGATGGTGGTGACCTGGCCATTGGCCTGGCGACGGTAGGCATTGTGTCGGGCATTATCTGCGGCACTGCGCTGGCCGACTGGGGCCGCCGCAAGGGTCATATCGATACCGTCAGCCGCCGCGTGATTGAGCCTGAAGAAATTCCTGACCTCAATGTGGTGGCCGAGACCCCTGAACTACGGCAGGAGCGGGCGCGGCTGCTGCGCAACCTGCTGGTAGACCCTTTGTCGATCAACTTTGCCATTGTCGGTCTGGCGATCGCCATTGGCTGGCTGATTCTCGAAGCGCTGCAATGGGTTGAGGCCGCTACCTGGGGCGGCGAGGGCGGCTTTGCGGTGTTTGAGTTTGTGCCGCTGTTTCCGCTGGCGCTGATTGGCGGCATTATTACCCAGTCAATTCTGAATCGGCTGGGGTTGGGGGCGCTGGTGATTCGGCCCATGGTGCAGAACATCGCTGGGGTTGCCCTGGATGTGGTGGTGATTTCTGCGATCGCCACCATTTCGCTACGGGTGCTCGGCGGCAACTTGGGAGTCTTCCTCATTCTCAGCATCGTCGGCATTTTGTGGAACGTACTGATCTTTCTGTGGTGGGCACCGCGCATCTTCCCCAGCTTTTGGTTTGAGAAGGGCATTGGCGATATGGGCCAGTCGATGGGGGTCACCGCCACCGGCATTTTGCTGCTGCGCATGGTTGACCCCGACAACAGCACTGGAGCCTTTGAGGGCTTTGCCTACAAGCAGCTCTTCTTTGAGCCCATTGTGGGCGGCGGCCTGTTTACCGCCGCCGCCCCAGCGCTGATCAGCCGTCTGGGACTGCTGCCAGTGCTGGCAATTACCGGCGGGCTGCTGATTTTCTGGCTGGCGATGGGCTATCTGCTGATTCAGCAGGAACGGAGCCGCCCCTCTGCCAGCGGCGTGTAG
- a CDS encoding LysE/ArgO family amino acid transporter — protein MEGWTLLKGMGLGLAIAAPVGPIGLLCIRRSLTQGQLMGLVTGLGAATADGLYGCIAGFGLTAIADVLVSHAQTMQLLGGLFLGYLGITTLRSDPAREVAKISSRGLWGAYASTLVLTLMNPATILSFIAIFAGLGLVGSSQSWDSALALVGGVFLGSALWWLCLSWGVTLFSQRLTPARLKWLNRLAGAAIFAFGIVAIALAIRSGPAPVAPG, from the coding sequence ATGGAAGGCTGGACACTGTTAAAAGGTATGGGGCTGGGGCTGGCGATCGCCGCCCCCGTCGGCCCCATTGGCCTGCTCTGCATTCGCCGGTCGCTCACCCAGGGGCAGCTGATGGGGCTAGTCACGGGGCTGGGGGCCGCCACCGCCGATGGTCTTTATGGCTGCATCGCTGGCTTTGGGCTGACGGCGATCGCCGATGTGCTCGTCAGTCACGCCCAGACCATGCAGCTTCTGGGGGGACTATTCCTCGGTTACTTAGGAATTACTACCCTGCGATCGGATCCTGCTAGGGAGGTCGCCAAAATCTCCAGTCGAGGGCTGTGGGGAGCCTACGCCTCTACTCTGGTGTTGACGCTGATGAACCCCGCCACGATTCTTTCCTTCATTGCGATTTTTGCCGGGCTGGGCCTGGTGGGCAGCAGTCAGTCGTGGGACTCTGCGTTAGCCCTAGTTGGGGGGGTGTTTTTGGGGTCTGCCCTGTGGTGGCTGTGCCTGAGCTGGGGTGTAACACTTTTTAGCCAAAGGCTGACACCAGCCCGACTGAAGTGGTTAAATCGGCTGGCTGGTGCCGCCATTTTCGCCTTTGGTATAGTTGCGATCGCCCTGGCCATTCGGTCGGGCCCTGCGCCCGTTGCCCCAGGCTAA
- a CDS encoding DUF5131 family protein — MVSTLEHTLVSSKDSIKTIVLEDGRQLYISEANTKALFNSTNEMVDWAWWTWNPVTGCWHGCQYCYARDIANRFYETKFEPTFHPNRLEAPKNMKPMTEARIISEAKKRRVKVEDAYIFSKNVFTCSMADLFGKWVPENWIMSVFDSVKKSPEWNFLFLTKFPQRLQEINDKLGGFPDNVWVGTTVDTQARVSLAEKSFKRIEARVKWLSIEPMLEPLKFKSLDMFDLIAIGGQSRTTKEPEFQPEWVWVEELLKQARESKTSVYFKENLKSRPKELPWSNT, encoded by the coding sequence ATGGTCAGCACTTTAGAACACACTTTAGTTAGCAGTAAAGACTCAATAAAAACAATTGTTTTGGAGGATGGAAGGCAGCTTTATATATCTGAAGCAAATACTAAGGCTTTGTTCAACAGCACTAATGAGATGGTTGACTGGGCATGGTGGACATGGAATCCGGTTACGGGATGTTGGCATGGCTGCCAATATTGTTATGCTCGGGATATTGCCAATCGTTTCTATGAAACAAAATTTGAGCCAACCTTCCATCCCAATAGACTAGAAGCTCCAAAGAACATGAAGCCTATGACAGAAGCGAGGATAATTAGTGAGGCTAAAAAGCGACGCGTAAAGGTTGAAGATGCTTACATATTTTCCAAGAACGTTTTCACTTGTTCAATGGCAGATCTGTTTGGCAAGTGGGTTCCTGAAAATTGGATCATGAGTGTTTTCGATTCCGTAAAGAAATCTCCTGAATGGAACTTTCTTTTCCTTACTAAATTCCCACAAAGACTGCAAGAAATTAATGATAAGCTAGGTGGTTTTCCAGACAATGTATGGGTTGGAACGACTGTCGATACTCAAGCAAGGGTTTCTCTTGCAGAAAAGTCATTTAAGCGTATTGAGGCAAGGGTCAAATGGCTATCTATTGAACCCATGCTAGAACCTTTGAAATTCAAAAGCTTAGATATGTTTGATTTAATTGCTATCGGTGGCCAAAGCCGAACTACCAAAGAGCCAGAATTTCAGCCTGAATGGGTTTGGGTAGAAGAACTACTTAAACAAGCAAGGGAATCTAAAACCTCCGTATATTTTAAGGAAAACTTGAAGTCTCGTCCAAAGGAACTACCTTGGTCTAATACTTAA
- a CDS encoding Uma2 family endonuclease, translating into MTSTPLRTLPTDDQRVVYAGLSWQQFKLIQAGFAQSPGVRLGYYNTTIEILMPGRDHEMFSRLIGFLIGLFCLENAIEFEPTGSMTQEKEGEVSAQADESYCFGASKSIPDLAIEVVFTSGSLGKLQRYQALGVPEVWFWEDGVFSLHRLRGGGYESIDRSEIPELASLDIALLSRCVLLAQTSRLEAASEFRQGLQS; encoded by the coding sequence ATGACATCTACTCCCCTTCGGACTCTGCCTACTGACGATCAGCGCGTGGTCTACGCTGGTTTGAGCTGGCAGCAGTTTAAGCTCATTCAGGCCGGGTTTGCCCAGTCGCCAGGGGTGCGGCTGGGCTACTACAACACCACCATCGAGATTCTGATGCCAGGGCGCGACCACGAAATGTTTAGTCGGCTGATTGGGTTCTTGATTGGCCTGTTTTGTCTGGAGAATGCGATCGAATTTGAGCCCACGGGCTCTATGACCCAGGAAAAAGAAGGGGAAGTCTCAGCCCAGGCGGATGAATCCTATTGTTTTGGCGCATCTAAATCTATTCCTGACCTGGCTATCGAAGTAGTTTTCACCAGCGGCAGCCTGGGCAAACTCCAACGCTACCAGGCCCTCGGCGTGCCTGAAGTGTGGTTTTGGGAAGACGGCGTGTTTAGCCTGCACAGGCTGCGAGGCGGTGGATACGAATCTATCGATCGCAGCGAAATTCCAGAACTCGCATCCCTGGATATAGCTCTGCTGAGCCGCTGTGTGTTGCTAGCCCAAACATCTCGCCTGGAAGCCGCTAGCGAATTTCGCCAAGGGCTGCAATCCTAA
- the tcmP gene encoding three-Cys-motif partner protein TcmP, with amino-acid sequence MEKDTTRTGQQYSASTPYKLKGFRYLMSYHARVCEKILNKRRQPYLYIDLNCGAGYQPDYRKYGDEVLGSPIIALQELNSRGIEPICHFCDSNEESLEILKATIERLGLACQPRYWSGNNRDSLPSICQDFIYPESLGLVYSDPNGKQDFPLLEIKNSFSLEKLRKVDLLMNVATNYVRRWESNPKVNWNVYPLEDLLSEHGKSHVFVRYPENLSLKWTFVYATNFEKQKELKKIHLYRIEGDIGKNILDHLFSPKSNPLPLLNEDGSIGIQQKLDFDFRSDKPETND; translated from the coding sequence ATGGAAAAAGACACAACACGTACTGGTCAACAATACTCTGCTTCTACTCCTTACAAGCTAAAGGGTTTCCGCTATTTAATGAGTTATCACGCTCGTGTCTGCGAAAAAATACTCAACAAAAGAAGACAACCTTATTTATATATTGATCTAAATTGTGGGGCAGGCTATCAACCAGATTATCGAAAATATGGCGATGAAGTTCTTGGCTCCCCAATTATTGCTCTACAAGAGCTAAACAGCAGAGGTATTGAGCCCATATGTCATTTTTGCGACTCAAACGAAGAATCACTAGAAATATTGAAGGCAACCATAGAAAGATTAGGTTTGGCCTGTCAGCCTCGTTATTGGTCGGGAAACAATAGAGATTCTCTGCCCAGCATTTGCCAAGATTTTATTTATCCTGAATCTTTAGGACTTGTTTATTCAGATCCCAACGGAAAGCAAGACTTCCCTCTTTTAGAGATTAAAAATTCTTTTAGCCTAGAGAAGTTGAGGAAAGTAGATCTTTTGATGAATGTAGCCACCAACTATGTAAGGCGATGGGAGTCTAACCCAAAAGTCAATTGGAATGTTTACCCACTTGAGGATCTACTTTCCGAACACGGCAAGAGTCATGTATTTGTAAGGTATCCAGAAAATTTATCACTAAAATGGACTTTTGTTTATGCTACAAACTTTGAAAAACAGAAAGAGCTAAAGAAAATTCACTTATATCGAATTGAAGGAGATATAGGAAAGAATATTTTAGATCATTTATTTAGTCCAAAATCAAATCCATTGCCTTTGTTGAATGAAGATGGGAGTATAGGAATCCAACAAAAGCTAGATTTTGATTTTAGATCTGACAAACCAGAAACCAATGACTAA
- a CDS encoding Lrp/AsnC family transcriptional regulator yields MSLDDLDIKILSLLCQRGRMTWAELAGQLGLSAPATADRVKRLEERGIITGYSARLDAEALGLDLTAFISVTLDQPRHRQGFLAAVQGAAEILECHHVTGDDDYLLKVRCRHTRALEALITDRLKAIEGVVKTRTLIVLSTVKETQVPSLDHLSQS; encoded by the coding sequence ATGAGCCTAGATGACCTTGATATAAAAATCCTGTCTCTGCTCTGCCAGCGGGGGCGCATGACCTGGGCTGAGCTGGCGGGGCAGCTGGGGCTGTCGGCTCCGGCCACCGCCGATCGCGTCAAACGGCTGGAAGAGCGCGGCATCATCACCGGCTACAGCGCCCGGCTCGATGCCGAAGCCCTGGGGCTAGACCTGACGGCGTTTATCTCGGTGACCCTCGACCAGCCGCGCCATCGGCAGGGGTTTCTGGCGGCGGTGCAGGGGGCGGCCGAAATTTTGGAGTGCCACCACGTTACGGGCGATGACGACTACCTGCTGAAGGTGCGCTGCCGCCACACCCGCGCCCTGGAAGCGCTAATTACCGATCGCCTCAAAGCCATTGAAGGCGTGGTCAAAACCCGCACCCTGATCGTGCTCTCGACGGTGAAAGAGACCCAGGTGCCATCGCTAGATCACCTGAGCCAGTCCTAA